One stretch of Comamonas testosteroni DNA includes these proteins:
- a CDS encoding MetQ/NlpA family ABC transporter substrate-binding protein: MPAHFSFAASRRAVLATAAVALLATAGVPALAQDPAKKNLLIGATAGSNYDLLQKGIVPQLQKKGYQIKLVEFNDYVQPNLALSDGSLDANFFQHRAYFDQFTTDRKLALTAIAQGPVAPMGVYSKKHKSLADIKSGAKVALPNDPSNLARALLVLQQAGLVKVKEGVNPARISELDLAANPHKLKFVALEAAQLPRVLEDADYVVVNGNFAVSSGLKLSEAVVLEKTPDLYLNVVAVKTGNENSQWAKDLSAAYRSPEFKAVVDSLFPGYSKPAFLK; the protein is encoded by the coding sequence ATGCCTGCCCATTTTTCCTTTGCCGCCAGCCGCCGTGCCGTTCTGGCCACTGCCGCAGTCGCATTGCTGGCGACTGCCGGTGTACCTGCTCTGGCGCAGGATCCTGCCAAGAAGAATCTGCTGATCGGTGCCACCGCTGGCTCTAACTATGACCTGCTGCAAAAAGGCATAGTGCCTCAGCTGCAGAAAAAGGGCTACCAGATCAAGCTGGTCGAGTTCAATGACTATGTTCAGCCCAATCTGGCGCTGTCCGACGGTTCGCTGGATGCCAATTTCTTCCAGCACCGTGCCTATTTCGATCAGTTCACTACGGATCGCAAGCTGGCGCTGACTGCGATTGCTCAGGGCCCGGTGGCACCCATGGGCGTGTACAGCAAAAAGCACAAGTCTCTGGCCGATATCAAGAGCGGTGCCAAAGTGGCTCTGCCCAATGACCCCAGCAACCTGGCCCGTGCATTGCTGGTGTTGCAGCAGGCCGGCCTCGTCAAGGTCAAGGAAGGGGTGAATCCGGCCCGTATCTCCGAGCTGGATCTGGCCGCCAATCCCCACAAGCTCAAGTTTGTGGCGCTGGAGGCAGCCCAGTTGCCCCGCGTGCTGGAAGATGCTGACTATGTGGTCGTCAACGGCAACTTTGCCGTCTCTTCGGGCCTGAAGCTGAGCGAAGCCGTGGTGCTGGAAAAGACTCCCGATCTGTACCTGAACGTGGTGGCCGTGAAGACCGGCAACGAAAACAGCCAGTGGGCCAAGGATCTGTCCGCAGCCTACCGCTCGCCAGAGTTCAAGGCCGTGGTGGACAGCCTGTTCCCCGGCTACTCCAAGCCTGCTTTCCTGAAGTGA
- a CDS encoding MetQ/NlpA family ABC transporter substrate-binding protein, whose amino-acid sequence MTTHFSVAHRRRRLLATTLLAGAALAMGALQATAQEAGKKQLVIGGTAGSNIDQLQYGIVPILQKKGYKVRLVEFNDYVQPNLALADGSLDANFFQHEVYFNQFKGDRKLDLTALVQGPIAPMGVYSKQRKSLADLKEGDRIALPNDASNLARGILLLQQAGLVKLKEGVNPLRVSELDLASNPKKIKLVPLDAAHLPRALDDAQYAIINGNFAISSGMKLSDSVLLEKTPEHYLNIVAVKTKDKDAQWAKDLAAAYKSAEFKSVVDSKFAGYAKPAFLQ is encoded by the coding sequence ATGACCACTCATTTTTCTGTAGCGCACCGCCGCCGCCGTCTTCTGGCCACAACCCTGCTGGCGGGAGCCGCCCTGGCCATGGGCGCCCTGCAGGCCACGGCCCAGGAGGCCGGCAAGAAGCAACTGGTCATCGGCGGCACGGCCGGCTCCAACATCGACCAGCTGCAGTACGGCATCGTTCCCATTCTGCAGAAGAAGGGCTACAAGGTTCGCCTGGTGGAGTTCAACGACTATGTCCAGCCCAACCTGGCTTTGGCCGACGGTTCGCTCGATGCCAACTTCTTCCAGCACGAGGTGTATTTCAATCAGTTCAAGGGTGACCGCAAGCTGGATCTGACGGCCCTGGTGCAGGGGCCGATTGCGCCCATGGGCGTCTACAGCAAGCAGCGCAAAAGCCTGGCCGACCTGAAGGAGGGGGATCGCATTGCCCTGCCCAACGACGCCAGCAATCTGGCTCGGGGCATTCTGCTGCTGCAGCAGGCGGGGCTGGTCAAGCTCAAGGAAGGCGTGAACCCGCTGCGCGTCTCCGAGCTGGATCTGGCCTCCAATCCCAAGAAGATCAAGCTCGTGCCCCTGGATGCGGCTCATCTGCCGCGTGCGCTCGATGATGCGCAGTACGCCATCATCAACGGCAACTTTGCGATTTCCTCAGGCATGAAGCTCTCGGATTCGGTGCTGCTGGAAAAGACGCCCGAGCATTATCTGAACATCGTGGCCGTCAAGACCAAGGACAAGGATGCGCAATGGGCCAAGGACTTGGCTGCGGCCTACAAGTCCGCCGAGTTCAAGAGCGTGGTGGACAGCAAGTTTGCGGGCTATGCCAAGCCCGCATTCTTGCAGTAG
- a CDS encoding P1 family peptidase, producing the protein MSAFSAIEDLLAHEGHIGRVQGISVGHFSDSRRPTGCTAVICPLGAVGGVDVRGAAPGTRETDLLHPSNLVQEVHGILLAGGSAWGLDAATGAVRWLEEQGAGLNIGVGRIPLVPAAVLFDVMMGDMRIRPDAAAGYAACRNAGLDSGTGRPAEGSVGAGTGAVVGKVFGHERAMKGGIGTASFTIDGVTVGAIIACNALGDVFNPFNGELLAGARTADGLQLRGTRDALLAGEEPKPVLAGSNTTIGVVATDAVITKAQAHRLAVVAHDGLARAINPVHTMSDGDSLFALGTGRSGKSPGMMTLSTLAAEAVAIATARAVLLAQSVRIDGQMTLPSHQDLRASS; encoded by the coding sequence ATGAGCGCTTTTTCAGCCATTGAGGATCTGCTCGCACACGAAGGCCATATCGGCCGTGTGCAAGGCATCTCCGTCGGCCATTTCAGCGACTCGCGCCGCCCCACAGGCTGCACCGCCGTGATTTGCCCTCTGGGTGCCGTGGGTGGAGTGGATGTGCGCGGCGCAGCCCCTGGCACGCGCGAGACCGACTTGCTGCACCCCAGCAATCTGGTGCAGGAGGTCCACGGCATCCTGCTGGCCGGTGGCAGCGCCTGGGGGCTGGACGCTGCCACAGGGGCCGTGCGCTGGCTGGAAGAACAAGGCGCGGGCCTGAATATAGGTGTGGGCCGCATTCCGCTGGTGCCGGCAGCTGTGCTCTTCGACGTGATGATGGGCGATATGCGCATACGCCCCGATGCTGCGGCCGGCTATGCCGCCTGCCGGAATGCGGGGCTGGACTCAGGCACGGGGCGACCCGCCGAGGGCAGCGTGGGCGCTGGCACCGGCGCCGTGGTGGGCAAGGTCTTCGGCCATGAGCGCGCGATGAAGGGCGGCATAGGCACGGCCAGCTTCACCATCGATGGCGTCACCGTAGGAGCGATCATTGCCTGCAATGCGCTAGGTGATGTATTCAACCCCTTCAATGGCGAGTTGCTGGCCGGGGCACGCACGGCAGACGGCCTGCAATTGCGCGGCACCCGCGATGCCTTGCTGGCGGGCGAGGAGCCCAAGCCGGTTCTGGCCGGCAGCAACACCACGATAGGCGTCGTAGCGACCGACGCCGTCATCACCAAGGCCCAGGCTCATCGCCTGGCCGTGGTGGCCCATGATGGCCTGGCACGTGCCATCAACCCCGTGCATACCATGAGCGATGGCGACAGCCTGTTTGCCCTGGGCACGGGCCGCAGCGGCAAATCGCCGGGAATGATGACGCTGAGCACCTTGGCGGCCGAAGCCGTGGCCATAGCTACTGCGCGCGCCGTCTTGCTCGCCCAATCGGTACGCATCGATGGCCAGATGACGCTGCCCAGCCATCAGGATTTGCGCGCAAGCAGCTAG